Sequence from the Streptomyces sp. R33 genome:
TGCATCTGGAACGTCTCCATGCCCCGCAGCAGGTAGCCGGAGGAGGGGGCGGCGACGGAGAGCAGGTAGTGCTTGCCGTCGGCGGCGCCCGCGCGGTCGAGCTTCTCGCGCAGCGACTTCATCAGTGCGGCGTAGCCCTGGACGAGGCCGGCCCGGCGGGCGTTGGAGAGCTGCCAGTCCAGCGGGTTGCCGGCGTCCTTCATGGTGGTCGGGTACTCGTAGTCGATGTCGACGCCGTTGAACCCGTACGTGCGGACGAACTCGACCGAGGAGTCGGCGAACGTGTCGATGCCGGCCTGGTTCACGGAGCCGTCGGCGTTGGTGGCCATCGAGTAGAAGCCGCCGGAGGCGACGCGGTTGCCGTCGTCGCCGAAGTAGCCGCCGGTCTCGGCCCAGCCGCCGACCGAGATCAGCGTCTTCACGTTCGGGTACTGCTTCTTGAATTTGTTCAGCAGGTTGAAGTGGCCCTTGTACGGCAGGGCGGGATCCATCTCGGCGCCGGCAACACCCGGCCAGGTCATCCCGGTGGCGGCGTTGTTCGCGTTGTCCGCGCCGACCGAGATCTTGTTGTCTGCGCCCACGTGGGCGAAGGCGTAGTTCAGATGGGTGACCTTGGACCACGGGACGTTGTTGGCGAGGTAGGCGGGGGTGCCGTCCTTGCCGGTCCGCCACCCGGTGAAATATCCGATGACGCGGCGTTGGTGGTCGGCGCCCATCTTCTCGCGGCCCTCGGAGTCGTAGACCGAGCAGTACGGGACGTCGACACCGGCGGTCTTGTACAGCCCGTCCGGGCGACAGCCCTCGTTGTCGGCGGCGTGCGAGACGCCGGACGAGAGCCCGCCCACCAGCAGTCCGGCGATTGCGGCGCCGGATGCCAGGAGCATCGCTCTCGTACGGGTGGGGGACGGCATGGTGCCTCCTGGGGAGGGGAGGATGGCAGGAACGAAAGGGCACAACAGGCGGAAAAGTGGTGCGTGTTGGCCCGTGACGTGCGCACATCTGACGGGCTGTCTCCCGGGGAGGGTGAAGGGAACGTTAAGAGGACTAGACCACCTCGTCAATAGGTCTGTACCAATCGGAGGCGTACTTGACAGACTCCCGCGGAAGACCCCCTCTGTGACCCAGGCCACAGCTCCTCACTCGCATGGCCGCCGATCACCCGTGGCAAACTGGCAGGAGTACCAGTAAGCAGCGCACTCCGGGGTCGGTGTAATTCCGAACCGGCGGTATAGTCCGCGACCCGTCCGCAGCCAGCGGCCGGTTGACCAGGTGAAATTCCTGGACCGACGGTGAAAGTCCGGATGGGAGGCAGTGCGCGGCGGGCCAGTCACCGGTACGCCGCCGTCGGCGGTTCATCGGCGTATCCCCTGCGGATACTCCGGGCGGACCGTTTTTTCGGCCTCGGCGTCCCCGCGTGTGCTGAACCGCTTCATCTGTCGTAGCCCGACAGGCCCCGGAGTCCGTGCCCGATGAGGCAGGAGGACCCGGTGGCGAACCACGCCGCGAACGCACCGCACGACGCCGTCGGCGGTGCCGATGCCGACGCGCAGGCCATGCGCCGCGCCATCGAGCTCGCCGCCCGCGGCCTCGGCTCCACCAGCCCCAACCCGGTCGTCGGCTGCGTCGTCACGGACGGCGCGGGCACCGTCGTCGGCGAGGGCTGGCACGAGCGGGCCGGGGGCCCGCACGCCGAGGTGCACGCCCTGCGCGCGGCAGGCGAGGCAGCCCGCGGCGGCACCGCCTACGTCACCCTCGAACCCTGCAACCACACCGGTCGCACGGGGCCCTGCGCCCAGGCGCTCGCCGAGGCCGGCGTCACCCGCGTGGTCTACGCCGTCGCAGACCCGAACCCGCAGGCCAGCGGCGGCGCCGACACCCTGCGCGCTGCCGGGATCAAGGCCGAGGGCGGGCTCCTGGAGGCCGAGGCCGCCGCGGGCAACGCCGCCTGGCTCACCTCCGTACGCCTCGGCCGCCCGCACGTGACCTGGAAGTACGCGGCCACCCTCGACGGCCGCAGCGCCGCCGCGGACGGCAGCAGCCGCTGGATCACCGGCCCGGAGTCCCGCGCCGACGTCCACCGGCTGCGCGCCGAGGCCGACGCCGTCCTCGTGGGCGGCGGCACCCTGCGCGAGGACGACCCGCACCTGGCCGTACGCGACATCGAGGGCGCCACCCAGCCGCTGCGCGTCGCCCTCGACACCCGCGCCGGCCTCCTGCCGACCGCCCGCATCCTCGACGACGCCGCACCCACGCTGCTCGTCACCGGCGAGGACGCCGACACCCGGCACCTCCCGGGCGTCGAGCTGCTCCGCCTCCCCCTGCACGACGGCCGCATCGCCGTCCACGACCTGCTCGCGCAGCTGCACGCCCGCGGCGTGCGCTCCGTACTCCTCGAAGGCGGCCCCACCCTGGCCGGAGCCTTCCTCGAGGCCGGAGCCGTCGACCGCGTCATCGGCTACCTCGCCCCGGCCCTCCTCGGCTCCGGCCCCGTCGCCCTCGCCGACGCCGGCATCACGAACATCGCCCACGCGGTACGCCTCGACATCACCGAGGCCGTCCGCGTCGGCACCGATCTCCGCATCACCGCAGTCCCCCAAGCCACCCCCACCACCGCCCCCAAGGAGCACTGAGTGTTCACCGGAATCGTCGAAGAACTGGGCGAGGTCACCGCCGTCGAGCAGCTCGCCGAGGCCTCCCGCTTCCGCCTGCGCGGCCCCGTCGTCACCGACGGCGCCAAGCACGGCGACTCCATCGCCGTCAACGGCGTCTGCCTGACCGTCGTGGAGAGCGCCGACGGCGAGTTCACCGCCGACGTCATGCAGGAGACCCTGAACCGCTCCAGCCTCGGCACCCTCCACCCGGGCTCCCGCGTCAACCTGGAGCGCCCGATGGCCCTCGGCGGACGGCTCGGCGGACACCTGGTCCAGGGGCACGTGGACGGCACCGGCGAGATCCTTTCCCGGACGCCCTCCGAGCACTGGGAGATCGTCAAGGTCGCGCTCCCCGCGCACCTGTCCCGGTACGTCGTGGAGAAGGGCTCCATCACGGTCGACGGCGTCAGCCTCACCGTGGTCGAAGCCGCCGCCGACTGGTTCACCATCAGCCTCATCCCCACCACCCTCGCGCTGACCACGCTCGGCATCAAGCAGCCCGGCGACCCGGTCAACCTCGAGGTCGACGTCCTCGCGAAGTACGTCGAGCGCCTGATGGCCGCAGGCAGCCTCCGAACTGACCCGCTGACCGCCAAGGAGGAGCAGCAGTGACCGCCCTGACCTGGCTCAACGCGGAGGCCTTCACGGTCTTCGGCCAGAAGGTCATCTGGTCCGACATGATCGGCAACCTGATGGGCCTGGCCGCCCTCGCCCTCGGCTGGCGCCGCTCCATATGGACCTGGCCCGCCCAGCTCCTGTCCGGCCTGATCCTCATAGCCGCCTACGCCTCCGCCCACCTCGCCGGCGGCGTCGGCAAGCAGCTCCTCGTCATCGGCGTGGCCGCATGGGGCTGGCGCGCCTGGCAGCTCGGCCGCAAGCAGGCCCAGGACGGCACCCTCGCCGTGCGCACCGCGACCTGGACCGAGCGCGGGCTGCTCCTCGCCGGAGCGGCCCTCGGCACCCTCGCCGTCGGCGGCCTGTTCACGCTCTTCCCGGACCTGTCCTGGAGCCCGTGGGCCGACGCCTACATCTTCGTCGGCACGATCGTCGCGATGGTCGCCCAGGCGCGCGGCCTGGTCGAGTTCTGGTTCGCCTGGCTCCTCGTCGACCTGGTCGGCGTCCCGCTCGCCTTCACCAACGGACTGGCCTTCTCCGGCCTCGTCTACGTCGTCTACTTCGCGCTCGTCCTGTGGGGCGCCCACGACTGGTACCAGCGCTCGCGCACCACCCCCGCCCCGGCCCTGGAAGGAGCAACGGCATGACCACCCTCAAGCCCGTGCCCGACATCGACGCCGTCCTCGAGACCGTCTTCCGGCTCGACCCCGTCGAGCAGGCCATCCGCGACATCGCGGCCGGCCGGCCGGTCGTCGTCGTCGACGACGAGGACCGCGAGAACGAGGGCGACCTCGTCGTCGCCGCCGAGAAGGCCACCCCCGAGATCGTCGCGTTCATGATGAGCGAGTGCCGCGGCCTGATCTGCGCCCCCATGGAAGGCCCCGAGCTGGAGCGGCTCGAGCTGCCCCAGATGGTCCAGCACAACACCGAGTCGATGAGGACCGCCTTCACCGTCTCCGTCGACGCGAGCGCCGCCCACGGCGTCACCACCGGCATCTCGGCCGCCGACCGCTCCACCACCCTGCGGATGCTCGCCGACGGGGTCTCCGAGCCCTCCGACTTCGTGCGCCCCGGCCACGTGTTCCCGCTGCGCGCCAAGCCCGGCGGCGTCCTGGTCCGCAACGGCCACACCGAGGCCGCCGTCGACCTCGCCCGCCTCGCGGGCCTGCGCCCCGTCGGCGCGATCGTGGAGATCGCCGGCGAGGACGGCGTCATGCTGCGCCTGCCCGAGCTGATCCCCTTCGCCCGCAAGCACGGCCTGACGATCATCTCCATCGAGGACCTGATCGCCTACCGCCGCTCCGCCGAGCCCACCGTGCGCCGCGAGGCCACGGTCGCCCTGCCGACCGCCCACGGCGACTTCACGGCGTACGGCTACCGCTCCACCGCCGACGGAGTCGAGCACGTCGCCCTCGTCCACGGCGACATCGGCGACGGCCAGGACATCGTGGTCCGCGTCCACTCCGAGTGCCTGACCGGCGACATCTTCCACTCGCTGCGCTGCGACTGCGGCCCCCAGCTGCATGCCTCCATGGCCCGCATCAAGGACGAGGGCCGCGGCGTGGTCGTCTACCTGCGCGGCCACGAGGGCCGCGGCATCGGACTGGTGTCCAAGCTGCGCGCGTACGAACTCCAGGAGCGCGGCCGCGACACCCTGGACGCCAACCTGGAGCTCGGCCTGCCGGCCGACGCCCGCGACTACGCCGCCGGCGCGCAGATCCTCGCCGACCTCGGCGTCAAGAGCGTCCGGCTGCTGACCAACAACCCCGACAAGTCCGCCGCCCTCGTCCGGCACGGCATCGCGGTCAACGACCGGGTGGCCATGCCGATGGAGGCGGGCGAGCACAATCTGCGGTACCTGCGCACCAAGCGGGACCGGATGGGCCACGACCTGCCCTGGCTGGAGCAGGCCGCGACCACCTCCGCCTGCGGCAACCAGTAAGTACGAACCACCACCCGTCAAGCACCACGAACCACGAAGCACGAGGAGCACAGCTGTGAGCGGCAAGGGCGCACCCGAACTGAGTGTCAGGAACTGCGGAGACCTCCGGGTCGCGGTCATCGCGGCCCAGTGGCACGAGAAGGTGATGGACGGGCTCGTCGACGGCGCCCTGCGGGCCCTGCACGAGCTGGGGATCGACGAGCCCACCCTGCTCCGCGTCCCGGGCAGCTTCGAGCTCCCGGTCGTGGCGAAGGTACTCGCCGGTCGCGGTTACGATGCCATCGTCGCCCTCGGAGTCGTCATCCGCGGCGGCACCCCGCACTTCGACTACGTCTGCCAGGGCGTCACCCAAGGCCTGGTACAGGTGTCGATCGACACCGGAGTCCCCGTCGGCTTCGGTGTTCTGACGTGCGACAACGACGAGCAGGCGCTGGACCGTGCCGGGCTCGAGGGGTCGAACGAGGACAAGGGGCACGAAGCGGTCATCGCCGCCGTCTCCACCGCTGCGACCCTGCGGTCCGTCAGCGAACCCTGGCGCTGAGTGGCGGCGGGGGAGCCCGTATTCTGAGGACCATCATGGCGAACACACCCTCCAAGAGCTTCGAAGAGCTCTTCACCGAGCTCCAGCTCAAGGCCGCCGACGGCGACCCCAGCACCTCCCGCACCGCCGAGCTCGTCGGCAAGGGCGTCCATGCCATCGGCAAGAAGGTCGTCGAGGAGGCCGCCGAGGTCTGGATGGCCGCCGAGTACGAGAGCAAGGAAGCCGCCGCCGAGGAGATCTCCCAGCTGCTGTACCACGTCCAGGTGATGATGGTCGCCCGCGGGATCTCCCTCGACGACGTCTACGCGCACCTCTAGGCCGGAGCCCCTCCCGGGCCCCCGCCCGCCGCTTAGCCCACACCTTTCGCAATCCACGCACTGAAGGAAGCACCATGCTGCGCATCGCCGTCCCCAACAAGGGTTCACTCTCCGGAGCGGCGTCGGCGATGCTCCATGAGGCCGGCTACCGCCAGCGCAAGGAGTCCAAGGAGCTCGTGGTCCTCGACCCCGAGAACGGGGTGGAGTTCTTCTACCTCCGCCCCAAGGACATCGCGATCTACGTCGCCTCGGGCAAGCTGGACATCGGCATCACCGGCCGTGACCTGCTGCTCGACTCCGGCGCCAGCGCGGAGGAGATCCTCCCGCTGAACTTCGGCCGCTCCACCTTCCGCTACGCCACCAAGCCCGGCACGGCGAAGGGCCCCGAGGACTTCCACGGGATGACGATCGCCACCTCGTACGAGGGAATCGTCGCCAAGCACCTCGCCGAGCAGGGCATCGACGCCTCGGTCGTGCACCTCGACGGCGCGGTCGAGACCGCCATCCAGCTCGGCGTCGCCCAGGTCATCGCGGACGTCGTCGAGACCGGCACCAGCCTGCGCAACGCCGGCCTCGAGGTCATCGGCGAGCCGATCCTCACCTCCGAGGCCGTGGTCATCCGCGGCAACGGCGCCGACGCCGACAACGCGCAGGCCCAGCAGTTCCTGCGCCGCCTCCAGGGCGTCCTGGTGGCCCGCAGCTACGTGATGATGGACTACGACTGCCGCGCCGAGCACCTCGAGCGCGCGGTCGCCCTCACCCCGGGGCTGGAGTCGCCGACCGTCTCCCCGCTGCACAACGAGGGCTGGGTCGCCGTCCGCGCGATGGTCCCGGCCAAGGACGCGCAGCGGATCATGGACGACCTGTACGAGCTCGGCGCGCGTGCGATCCTCACCACCTCGATCCACGCCTGCCGTCTCTGACCCCTACGTCCTACGCCCCCTGCAGAAGGCATCACCAGCATCATGGCCGAGTCCGCCGCCCAGCCCGCACCGCCCGCCCTGCCGGTCACCTTCCGGCCGACCCGTACCCGGGCCGTCCTGCTGGGCGTCGGGCTCGCCATGTTCGCCACCATCACGGCGATCGCCCTCCTGCTGGAGAACCTCGGGCCGGGGGAGCGGATGAGCTTCATCTTCACCGCCGTCCTGCTGACCTCCGTACTCGTCCTGCTCAGCCGCCCCAAGGTGGTCGCGGACGAGGGGGGCGTCACCGTCGTCAACCTGACCAGCACGCGCCGCCTGGAGTGGGCGCAGATCCTGCGCGTGAACCTGCGCCCGGGCGACCCGTGGGTGTTCCTGGACCTCAGCGACGGCACGAGCCTGCCCGCCCTCGGCATCCAGCCCGGAGTGGCCAGGCAGCAGGCGATCGGCGACGCCCGCGCCCTGCGCGCACTCGCCGAGGCCCGGGGCACCGGACCGCACGACCGCTGAGCCGCGGCCGCGCGGACCTGGAACGGATGTCGAACATCCATCGAACGGCCCCTGAACGGGCCTTGAGCGGCTCCCGTACGAAGTACCGGAGCCACACCCGACCGCTGCGTCCCATTGCGGCGGCGATCTCAGTGACTACCCTGGTGGCGGGGCGCACCCGTGCGCCCTCCCACCGGCCCCCGGGACCCCGAGGTCCGGGGGAACCTGCGACTTGAGGAGTGACTCCCTCCAGCAATGGACGGATCGTCCGGTAGTACCCGCGCCGCCCTCCCCACGGAGGCGGCGGCATGACCATCCCGCTACTCCTGCTCGTGGCGGCATTCGCCCTGATCCTCGCCAACGGCTTCTTCGTGGCGGCCGAGTTCGGCCTCGTCACCGTGGAACGACCCGAGGCCGAACGCGCCGCAGCCGACGGCGACCGCCGTGCCCGCACGGTGGTCGAGGCCCTGCGGGAGCTGTCCTTCCAGCTCTCCGGCACCCAGCTCGGCATCACCATCACCTCCCTCGTGGTCGGCATGCTGGCCGAACCGGCCCTCGCCGGACTGCTGGCCGGGCCGCTCGCGGCGACCGGCCTGCCCGCGGGAGCCGTCTCCGGCATCGCCGTCTTCATCGGCATGCTGCTCGCCTCCGCCGTCCAGATGGTCGTCGGCGAGCTCGTCCCGAAGAACTGGGCGGTCTCCCGGCCGCTGCAGGTGGCCCGGTTCGTGGCCGGCCCGCAGCAGGTCTTCTCGAGGGCCTTCCGGCCGGTCATCGCAGGCCTCAACGCCGTCGCCAACCGCCTCGTGCGGGCGCTCGGCGTGGAACCCGCCGAGGAGATGGCCTCCGCCCGGACCCCCGGCGAACTGGTCTCCCTGGTCCGCCATTCGGCCCAGGCCGGCGCCCTCGAACAGGACACCGCCGACCTCTTCGTACGGACCCTCTCGCTGGGCGAGCTCACGGCCCAGCACGTCATGACCCCCCGGGTGAAGGTCAGCGCCCTCCAGCACACGGCCACCGCGGCCGACGTGCTCAACCTGACGCGCGCCACCGGGCTGTCCCGGTTCCCGGTCTACCGGGAGCGCATCGACGAGGTCACCGGTGTCGTCCACCTCAAGGACGCCCTCGCCGTGCCCGAGTCCGAGCGCGCCCGCACCACCGTCAGCCGGATCTGCGTCGCCCCGCTGCTGGTGCCCGGCTCGCTGCCGGTGCAGCCGCTGCTGGAGCGGCTGCGCAGCGAGCAGCCGATGGCCGTGGTCGTCGACGAGTACGGCGGCACCGCCGGGGTCGTCACCCTGGAGGACATCGTGGAGGAGCTCGTCGGCGAGGTCCGCGACGAGCACGACCTCGCCGAGGACGAGGGCCCCGAACTGGCCGCCGTGCCCGCCGAGGACGGCCGCCCCTCCTGGGAGGCCGACGGCAGCTGCCGGGTGCAGACCCTGCGCCGGATAGGCCTGGAGGTGCCCGAAGGCCCGTACGAGACCGTCGCCGGTCTCGTCGCCGACCTGCTCGGGCGGATCCCCGCCCCCGGGGACCGCGCCGAACTGCCCGGCTGGAGGCTGTCCGTCCGCCAGGTCGGCCGCAACCGCGCCGAACGCGTCCGGCTGGTCCGGCTGGGTACCGTCCCCGCCTCCGCCCACGGGACCGGCCCCGAGGCCGCCCGCGCCACCGTCCGGATCGACGCCGCAGGCGTACGCACCGGGCCCGGCCGGCAGGCCTCCCCGGACGTCCGGTCGCCGCAGCCGGCCCAGCTGGAAGGCGCCGGCCGATGAATGCCCTCCAACTGCTCTTCGCCCTGCTCCTGGTCCTGGCCAACGGTTTCTTCGTCGGCGCCGAGTTCGCGCTCGTCTCCGTACGGCGCAGCCAGATCGAGCCGCTGGCCAAGGAGTCCAAGCGGGCCCGCCAGGTGCTCCACGGCCTGGAGAACCTGCCGCGGATGATGGCCGCGGCCCAGTTCGGCATCACCGTCTGCTCCCTGACCCTCGGCGCGGTCGCCGAGCCGACGATGGCCCGCCTGCTGGAGCCGCTCTTCCACGCGGCGCACGTCCCGCAGGGCGTGATCCACCCGCTCGGCTACGCGGTGGCGCTCGCCGCCGTCGTCTTCCTGCACCTGGTCATCGGCGAGATGGTGCCGAAGAACCTCGCCATGGCCGCGCCCGAGAAGACCGCCCTCTGGTTCAGCCCGGGCCTGGTGGCGTTCGCCCGGCTGTGCGGCCCCGTCACCACCGCGCTTGGCTCCTGCGCGCACCTGGTGCTGCGCCTCTTCAAGGTGGAGCCCAAGGACGAGGTCGAGGCCGTCTACACCAGCGCCCAGCTCGGCCGGCTCGTCGAGGACTCCCGGCAGGCCGGGCTCCTGGAGCCGGGCGAGCAGGAGCGCCTGGAGGATGCCCTGGAGCTGGGCAGCCGCCCGGTCACCGACGTCCTGCTCTCCCGGGAGCGGCTCGTCACGGTCGGCCCCTCGGCGACCCCGCGGCAGATCGAGCAGCTGACGGTCCGCACCGGCTACTCCCGCTTCCCCGTCCGCTCCGAGAACGGCGCCTTCATGGGCTACCTGCACGTCAAGGACGTGCTGGACGTCGAGGACCGGGAGCGGGCCGTACCCCAGCGGGTCTGGCGCCGCATGCCCACCCTGTCCGCCACCCTCCCGCTGGACGACGCGCTCAGCGTCATGCGCCGGGACGCCACCCATCTGGCCCAGGTCGCCGACCCGGCCGGGCGGGTGCTGGGCCTCGTCGCCCTGGAGGACGTACTGGAGATGCTCGTCGGCGAGGTGCGCGACCCCGCGCACCGCATCCCGGCCCGCCGGACCGGCCCCCGCGCGACCAGCACCGCCGGAGTGTGAGGCACGGGGTGCCGGGGCTCCGGCCCCGGCACTCCGCTACAGCGGCGGCGGCTCCGGGCGGTCGCGGTCCTGCGGGCCCCGGCCCGACAGGACCTCCCCGTACGCCTGCATCAGGTCGGGCAGCCGCAGCGTCGACAGGTCGTCACGGGAGGGCTCGCCGGGGAACCCCGCCAGCCGCAGATCCCGGTACGCGCAGCTCTTCTCGTACAGGGTGCGCAGGAAGCGGCCGTTGCCCAGCTCGTCGATCCAGCCCTGCTCCACCACGTGCCCGCTGATGCTGCGCAGCTCGTCCAGGGCCTCCTCGTCCCAGCAGTCCCCGTTCGCGTCCGCCAGCACCCCGCCGATCGCGGTCAGTTCCAGCGGGCGGTAGCTGGGGAAGTCGACCCGGGTGGTGAACCGCGAGGACAGCCCCGGATTGGCTGCCAGCAGCCGGTCCATCCCCGCGGGGTAGCCGGCCAGGATCACCACCAGGTGGTC
This genomic interval carries:
- the ribD gene encoding bifunctional diaminohydroxyphosphoribosylaminopyrimidine deaminase/5-amino-6-(5-phosphoribosylamino)uracil reductase RibD; translated protein: MRRAIELAARGLGSTSPNPVVGCVVTDGAGTVVGEGWHERAGGPHAEVHALRAAGEAARGGTAYVTLEPCNHTGRTGPCAQALAEAGVTRVVYAVADPNPQASGGADTLRAAGIKAEGGLLEAEAAAGNAAWLTSVRLGRPHVTWKYAATLDGRSAAADGSSRWITGPESRADVHRLRAEADAVLVGGGTLREDDPHLAVRDIEGATQPLRVALDTRAGLLPTARILDDAAPTLLVTGEDADTRHLPGVELLRLPLHDGRIAVHDLLAQLHARGVRSVLLEGGPTLAGAFLEAGAVDRVIGYLAPALLGSGPVALADAGITNIAHAVRLDITEAVRVGTDLRITAVPQATPTTAPKEH
- a CDS encoding riboflavin synthase, which encodes MFTGIVEELGEVTAVEQLAEASRFRLRGPVVTDGAKHGDSIAVNGVCLTVVESADGEFTADVMQETLNRSSLGTLHPGSRVNLERPMALGGRLGGHLVQGHVDGTGEILSRTPSEHWEIVKVALPAHLSRYVVEKGSITVDGVSLTVVEAAADWFTISLIPTTLALTTLGIKQPGDPVNLEVDVLAKYVERLMAAGSLRTDPLTAKEEQQ
- a CDS encoding nicotinamide mononucleotide transporter family protein, with translation MTALTWLNAEAFTVFGQKVIWSDMIGNLMGLAALALGWRRSIWTWPAQLLSGLILIAAYASAHLAGGVGKQLLVIGVAAWGWRAWQLGRKQAQDGTLAVRTATWTERGLLLAGAALGTLAVGGLFTLFPDLSWSPWADAYIFVGTIVAMVAQARGLVEFWFAWLLVDLVGVPLAFTNGLAFSGLVYVVYFALVLWGAHDWYQRSRTTPAPALEGATA
- a CDS encoding bifunctional 3,4-dihydroxy-2-butanone-4-phosphate synthase/GTP cyclohydrolase II — protein: MTTLKPVPDIDAVLETVFRLDPVEQAIRDIAAGRPVVVVDDEDRENEGDLVVAAEKATPEIVAFMMSECRGLICAPMEGPELERLELPQMVQHNTESMRTAFTVSVDASAAHGVTTGISAADRSTTLRMLADGVSEPSDFVRPGHVFPLRAKPGGVLVRNGHTEAAVDLARLAGLRPVGAIVEIAGEDGVMLRLPELIPFARKHGLTIISIEDLIAYRRSAEPTVRREATVALPTAHGDFTAYGYRSTADGVEHVALVHGDIGDGQDIVVRVHSECLTGDIFHSLRCDCGPQLHASMARIKDEGRGVVVYLRGHEGRGIGLVSKLRAYELQERGRDTLDANLELGLPADARDYAAGAQILADLGVKSVRLLTNNPDKSAALVRHGIAVNDRVAMPMEAGEHNLRYLRTKRDRMGHDLPWLEQAATTSACGNQ
- the ribH gene encoding 6,7-dimethyl-8-ribityllumazine synthase, with product MSGKGAPELSVRNCGDLRVAVIAAQWHEKVMDGLVDGALRALHELGIDEPTLLRVPGSFELPVVAKVLAGRGYDAIVALGVVIRGGTPHFDYVCQGVTQGLVQVSIDTGVPVGFGVLTCDNDEQALDRAGLEGSNEDKGHEAVIAAVSTAATLRSVSEPWR
- a CDS encoding phosphoribosyl-ATP diphosphatase; this translates as MANTPSKSFEELFTELQLKAADGDPSTSRTAELVGKGVHAIGKKVVEEAAEVWMAAEYESKEAAAEEISQLLYHVQVMMVARGISLDDVYAHL
- the hisG gene encoding ATP phosphoribosyltransferase — translated: MLRIAVPNKGSLSGAASAMLHEAGYRQRKESKELVVLDPENGVEFFYLRPKDIAIYVASGKLDIGITGRDLLLDSGASAEEILPLNFGRSTFRYATKPGTAKGPEDFHGMTIATSYEGIVAKHLAEQGIDASVVHLDGAVETAIQLGVAQVIADVVETGTSLRNAGLEVIGEPILTSEAVVIRGNGADADNAQAQQFLRRLQGVLVARSYVMMDYDCRAEHLERAVALTPGLESPTVSPLHNEGWVAVRAMVPAKDAQRIMDDLYELGARAILTTSIHACRL
- a CDS encoding PH domain-containing protein, with product MAESAAQPAPPALPVTFRPTRTRAVLLGVGLAMFATITAIALLLENLGPGERMSFIFTAVLLTSVLVLLSRPKVVADEGGVTVVNLTSTRRLEWAQILRVNLRPGDPWVFLDLSDGTSLPALGIQPGVARQQAIGDARALRALAEARGTGPHDR
- a CDS encoding hemolysin family protein, which encodes MTIPLLLLVAAFALILANGFFVAAEFGLVTVERPEAERAAADGDRRARTVVEALRELSFQLSGTQLGITITSLVVGMLAEPALAGLLAGPLAATGLPAGAVSGIAVFIGMLLASAVQMVVGELVPKNWAVSRPLQVARFVAGPQQVFSRAFRPVIAGLNAVANRLVRALGVEPAEEMASARTPGELVSLVRHSAQAGALEQDTADLFVRTLSLGELTAQHVMTPRVKVSALQHTATAADVLNLTRATGLSRFPVYRERIDEVTGVVHLKDALAVPESERARTTVSRICVAPLLVPGSLPVQPLLERLRSEQPMAVVVDEYGGTAGVVTLEDIVEELVGEVRDEHDLAEDEGPELAAVPAEDGRPSWEADGSCRVQTLRRIGLEVPEGPYETVAGLVADLLGRIPAPGDRAELPGWRLSVRQVGRNRAERVRLVRLGTVPASAHGTGPEAARATVRIDAAGVRTGPGRQASPDVRSPQPAQLEGAGR
- a CDS encoding hemolysin family protein, giving the protein MNALQLLFALLLVLANGFFVGAEFALVSVRRSQIEPLAKESKRARQVLHGLENLPRMMAAAQFGITVCSLTLGAVAEPTMARLLEPLFHAAHVPQGVIHPLGYAVALAAVVFLHLVIGEMVPKNLAMAAPEKTALWFSPGLVAFARLCGPVTTALGSCAHLVLRLFKVEPKDEVEAVYTSAQLGRLVEDSRQAGLLEPGEQERLEDALELGSRPVTDVLLSRERLVTVGPSATPRQIEQLTVRTGYSRFPVRSENGAFMGYLHVKDVLDVEDRERAVPQRVWRRMPTLSATLPLDDALSVMRRDATHLAQVADPAGRVLGLVALEDVLEMLVGEVRDPAHRIPARRTGPRATSTAGV